One Desulfopila inferna genomic window, TTTTAGAATTTAGAAATGGAGCAACTGCAAAATAGAGCTTATCAAAGAGTATCACTGATCCTTTCAGTATTCATGCTTTCTACTGTTGCCGATAACGGGCGAAGATTAATCTACGCCCGTAACGGGGAAAACTAGCCATAAAGCGTTTCAATCCACCTGATTGCTTCAGTGTCATTTACCTTTCCCAGATACCGTTGAGTTGTTGAAAGATCTGCGTGGCGCAGGACCAGAACAGAGTAGCGATTTCGTTTTGTCGCCTGCTTGTTGTTCTTCGTCAAAGAGAGCAAAAAGTCGAGAACCTCTTCCTGGGATATGCTCGATAGATCACGTTTGCCGAACCTCAATGCAAATTTATGCAAGACAAACTCACATGTCTTGATGGTATTTTTTTTTCGAATTGGCCCGGTGATACTGCAGGTGAAAATCGACTGCCTTAGAAACTTTCATTGTACACCTCCTGTGGTTAAGGGTTTTTGGCGTAAATGCCATGATGAATTATACACCAGAAGGAGATGGAAATCGGGGGACGAAAGCAATCAACTGTCATGGAGAAGGTTTGATCGGAAATTGCTATTTTATTGTTAGGAATTTTGAAAAGCATAACTTTCTTTATACAGGAATAAGGTCAACGTAAGGCTGAAGTGGACTCTTGAGAGATCCATACTGCCAATATCAACGCTTGACACGATAGTATTACTCATCCGATGCTGAAATAATGGAGTCTTTTTATCAGCTGATCCTCTGGAAACATCTCGGATATGAAAATCTTTTTTAATGTCAGGAAAACTTTACTTCCAAAAGGTCAAGACGACCTTTTTATAGTCTATATCTAAAGATAAGAGCGAGATGCTTCCATCATAGGTTCATCCTGGCAACCTGAACTTGGACAATCCTGAAGCTGTTGAGGAGGTCCACAAGCGAACATCAGCTTAATCATATCCCAATTCTATCCCAAAATGGAACAGTTCCCCTGATACCATTTTCCTGAAATTTACCTCTTGACAATGCATAGCTGGCTATGTATTTTACTGACAATAATTACATAGCTGGCTATATAATTGGGTGAATCGAAGGAGATAACGAACGTGAATGAAAACCTGTGCTACAAACTGAATTATCTTTCCCGGCTACTATTGTCACAATTAAACGACCAATTAAAACCATTCGGTGTCACCCAGGGGCAACTTCCCGTGCTTTGTTGTCTGGATGAAGATGATGGGCAGACCCAGGTGGAACTTTGTAGAAACGTTCAAGTGGAACAACCGACCATGGCGAACACACTACGGCGTATGGAGCGGGATGGTTTGATCTACCGGGTAAATAGTGAGCACGACAAACGTCAGTCGAGAATGTTTATCACCGAACCTACCCGACCAACAGTAGAAGTCTTAAAGAAGAAAAGAGATGAAGTTGTTGCAAGGATGACGCAGCACATGTCAGAGAAAGAACTCGAGACGTTCAACCGACTCTTGGATGTAGCCACCCAAACACTGGAACAAACAGAACAAGACGAATCTAAAATGGAGAGGTAATGAAAACTTTTGATGTAGTAATTATAGGTGGCGGTCCCGGTGGAATGGCAGCAGGGATTATGTTAAGCCAAGCTGGCAAATCTGTCGCGTTGATTCAGGAAGAACAGGACAGCTACGGTGGAATTTGCCTTAACCGCGGTTGTATGCCTACCAAATCGTTACTTAAGGCCGCGGCAGCCTATCGGCATACTAAAGAGTGTGAAAAATACGGACTGGATGTGGTCGCCCAACCTATCAATTTAAAACGTTTGCAGGCTGTTACTGAAAATGACCTTGCCACATTACGCGGAATGACCCAAATGATGGTAGCAGGTGAAAATATCACCACCTTCCGCGGTAAAGGCTCGTTTCTGTCAGATCATGACGTTATCATAAGTAATACAGAAGGCAGTACCGAACAGGTGCGGGGAGAATTGATCATTATCGCAACAGGGTCGAAACCTGTTGAGCTTCCTTTTGCTCCTTTTAACGGCAAAAATATCCTTTCCAGTGACCAAATTCTTCAAAACATCGAACTGCCATCAAGGTTATTGATTATCGGTGGTGGTGCCATTGGCTGTGAATTTGCCACGCTGTACAACACGTTCGGTAGCGAGGTTATCCTGGTTGAAGCCTTGGATACCCTTTTGCCGCGTGAAGATCAGGAAGCCGGAAGAATGCTACAGGATGCTTTTGCACAACAAGGCATCCAAGTCAAGACAGAAACAATGATTGAACAGTTGACCATTGAAGAGGATAAGGTCACGATTCACTATAAGAATAGCGGTAAGACTGACACCGTGGACAAAGTTCTTGTCGGAGTTGGCCGTAAACCGAACATTAACAGCTTGAATCTGGGAGCCGCCGGAGTAAAGACTGAACACGGTGCCGTCAAGGTGAATGAAATTTTTCAAACCAGCATTCCACATATATACTGTATAGGCGATGCTGCCGGTGGTTTAATGCTGGCTCACGCCGCAGAAAAAGAAGGGCAGCTGCTTGCGCAAAATCTGACTCAAGGAACAACCTACCCTTTAAATGAAAGTGCAGTACCAAGGGTTGCATTCTGTCACCCTGAGGTGGCGGCAGTTGGGGTAAACCTTGAAAATGGCGATATCAGATCTTTCACGATGCACAAGGTACCCAATGGCCGTTCTGTAGTGGACAAAGTAGCACCGGCTTTTGTGAAGCTTTTTATAAAAAACGATAGTTCCGAGATCGCTGGAGCGGTGATCATCGGTGAAGCGGCTACAGAGATGATCCATGAAATAGCATTGGCCGTCGAAAACCGTTTGACTCTGGAGAAAGTTGGAAGGACAATTCACGCCCATCCTACACACTCGAAAAGTGTTGTTTCGGCAGTTTTACATGCCAATTAAAGCAAGAAAGGATGCAACACAACAGTGGATAACAAAATCCATGGGTTTCGCAGCCCATGGATTATCCGATTAACAAGATGTTTCTGCCTGTTGATGCGATAAGCAAAATAAGTCCGGTAAAACGGTTTCAAAATCAGAAACAATGGAGACGTCCATGACACACTTATCATTTAAAAACACTGCCATTGTTGCCTGCGGTACCATGAGTCCAGAACTCAGTCATCTCAAAGAGCAGGGATACCTCGACACGGATTACCTGTTTTATACAACTCCAGGACTTCACCAGGATCCGCATGAACTGGAAAAACAGTTGATCAAGTTTATTGTAAAGGCGAAAAAGAAAGTCCGAGATGTTATTGTTGTTTATGGCAGTAAGTATTGTTATGTCAACCCGGATAACCCCACACGTTTGATGGAAACCATCATCCGTGAGCAAGGCCTTGATGTCTCTCGCGTTGCGGCTACCCACTGCATGGGGATGCTGGCTAGCAACGATGAACTTGAGCATATCAAACAGGAACTTGTCGGAGGAGAACCGGTTTGGTTCATGACACCTGGATGGGTCAAATACAAGAGCCAGGTTTTTAAGGGTTGGGACAAAGGTACGGCTACTGAAAATTTTCCACGCCATACAGGTGGTGCAATTGTGCTTGACGCCATAGGATACCTCGATAAATACATGGCTGAGCAGCCGGAAGAATTTCTTGAATACTGCGACTGGATGGGTATCCCTATGCAGGCATATTCAATTACCCTGGACCGGTTTAAAGGGCTTTTGGCGGATCAATTGAAGAAACTGGCTGATCAATGATGAAATAAAAGAATACGTTTGTTGTTAATCTTTTCCTGATGCTTTTCAGGAAAGTTAA contains:
- a CDS encoding MarR family transcriptional regulator produces the protein MNENLCYKLNYLSRLLLSQLNDQLKPFGVTQGQLPVLCCLDEDDGQTQVELCRNVQVEQPTMANTLRRMERDGLIYRVNSEHDKRQSRMFITEPTRPTVEVLKKKRDEVVARMTQHMSEKELETFNRLLDVATQTLEQTEQDESKMER
- the lpdA gene encoding dihydrolipoyl dehydrogenase; this translates as MKTFDVVIIGGGPGGMAAGIMLSQAGKSVALIQEEQDSYGGICLNRGCMPTKSLLKAAAAYRHTKECEKYGLDVVAQPINLKRLQAVTENDLATLRGMTQMMVAGENITTFRGKGSFLSDHDVIISNTEGSTEQVRGELIIIATGSKPVELPFAPFNGKNILSSDQILQNIELPSRLLIIGGGAIGCEFATLYNTFGSEVILVEALDTLLPREDQEAGRMLQDAFAQQGIQVKTETMIEQLTIEEDKVTIHYKNSGKTDTVDKVLVGVGRKPNINSLNLGAAGVKTEHGAVKVNEIFQTSIPHIYCIGDAAGGLMLAHAAEKEGQLLAQNLTQGTTYPLNESAVPRVAFCHPEVAAVGVNLENGDIRSFTMHKVPNGRSVVDKVAPAFVKLFIKNDSSEIAGAVIIGEAATEMIHEIALAVENRLTLEKVGRTIHAHPTHSKSVVSAVLHAN
- a CDS encoding DUF1638 domain-containing protein, whose product is MTHLSFKNTAIVACGTMSPELSHLKEQGYLDTDYLFYTTPGLHQDPHELEKQLIKFIVKAKKKVRDVIVVYGSKYCYVNPDNPTRLMETIIREQGLDVSRVAATHCMGMLASNDELEHIKQELVGGEPVWFMTPGWVKYKSQVFKGWDKGTATENFPRHTGGAIVLDAIGYLDKYMAEQPEEFLEYCDWMGIPMQAYSITLDRFKGLLADQLKKLADQ